A window from Neobacillus sp. PS3-40 encodes these proteins:
- a CDS encoding 50S ribosomal protein L25/general stress protein Ctc: MSPVLQAKERKEFRKSALKQIRNSGNIPAVIYGVSLESKPVFVSSADLTKTLREVGRNGVFSLDLDGSKQDVMLTQFQSDALKKEITHADFLAVDKSSKINVDVRLVLVGEAAGVKDGGVLQQPLHQLSISATPAGIPPQVEVDVTNLQVGETVTIADINTNGSYMIQHDAEEVIASILPPKQEEEINSGEQQAPGHPENEEGRETKPVGE; the protein is encoded by the coding sequence ATGAGCCCTGTTTTACAAGCAAAAGAGCGCAAGGAATTCCGAAAATCTGCATTGAAGCAGATTAGGAACAGTGGCAATATTCCAGCGGTAATATATGGAGTTAGTTTGGAAAGTAAACCAGTATTTGTGAGTTCGGCGGACTTAACAAAAACACTTCGTGAAGTTGGTCGGAATGGTGTCTTTTCACTGGATCTGGATGGCAGTAAACAAGATGTGATGTTAACGCAATTTCAATCAGATGCACTGAAGAAGGAAATTACCCATGCGGATTTTCTTGCCGTAGATAAATCATCAAAAATAAATGTCGATGTTCGGCTCGTCCTTGTAGGTGAAGCCGCTGGGGTTAAAGATGGTGGGGTCTTACAACAACCACTTCATCAACTATCTATAAGTGCTACTCCTGCAGGGATTCCTCCGCAAGTTGAAGTAGATGTGACCAATCTACAAGTAGGAGAAACCGTAACTATTGCAGATATTAACACCAACGGATCTTATATGATCCAACACGATGCAGAAGAAGTCATTGCTTCCATTCTTCCTCCGAAACAGGAAGAAGAAATTAATTCAGGCGAGCAACAAGCACCAGGTCATCCTGAAAATGAAGAAGGAAGAGAAACAAAGCCTGTTGGAGAATAA